Within Blastocatellia bacterium, the genomic segment GTTTCTCCTCCTCCGTCGGCCCGGGTGGGAGATCATGCGGTTGAAACGAGGTCGGAATTCCTGCCCGTGCATCGCGCGCCGACAGGACTTTCTCCTGAAAGACGGCATCGAAGATCGCCGCCACGTTCTGCCGATGCCGTTGAAGATCATCGAGAAATCGAGTCGCTTCATCCCCACCATTGTATCCCATGCGACGGGCCAGCAGCCGAACCTTCTCCGCTTCGGAAGGAACGGTATGGGTTCTCACCCCGTGCTCCATCTGAAGACGGTGCTCGACCGTGCGCAAGAAGGTATAGGCTTCGGACAGCAGCACGCGATCAGTATCGCTGAGAATCCCTTTATCGGCCAGCCGTTGAAGACCGATGAGGATCTGCGGATGACGGACCCAGGGATCGGCCGCTCCATAGAAGAGCTGAAGGGCCTGGACGATGAATTCAATCTCACGAATGCCGCCGCGACCGAGCTTGACGTCAATGCCCTTGCCCGAGGCTTCGACCTCGTGATCAATTTTCTCCTTGGACCAACGGATGGCATCGAGGATCTGGTCGAGGGGTTCGGCGCGATAGATCGCATGGCGCACCGCTTCGAGGAAGCGCGCGACGAGCGCGTGGCTGCCCGCCGCCGCCCGCGCGCGAATGAGCGCCTGTCGCTCCCAGAGATGGGCCTGTCGGTGATAGTACGCGACGGCTTCGTCGAGCGAGACTACGAGATCGCCTTCTCGCCCGCGTGGCCGCAGGCGCAGATCAATCCGATAGACAGCGCCGTCGTCGCCCACACCGCTCACGGTTCGCGTGATGCGTTCGGCCAGCTTGGTGAAGAACTCCTTGTTGGTGATCTCCCCACCGGATGTGACCCCGTTGTGAGAATAGAGGTAGAGCAGATCAATATCGGAGGCATAGTTCAGCTCCTGACTCCCCAGTTTCCCCAGGGCGACAATGGCGAAATCGGCCTCGTTGATCCGCCCGCGAGAATCACGAACCTGAGGTCGGCCATAACGGTTCAGCAAATCGCGCACGCTGTACCAGAGCGCGTGCTGTAGGATCACATCGGCCAGATTGGACAGCTCCAGCGTCGTCTCCGTCAGCGTAGCCAGCCGCAAACAATCGCGCAAATAAATGCGCAGCCACTCGCGCCGTTTGAATCCGGCCAGCACGCTCTGCTCGTTCATTTCCGAGTGAACGGCTGCGAACCGGGCAAGCTCTTCAAACAGCTCTTCCTTCGACTTGATGCGTTCGATGTCCTTCTCGCGCTCGAGCCAGGCGATGTAGTCCCGGCGGGTCAGTATGGTCTCCCCGAGAAAAGGGCTGTGCGTCGCCAGCACGAGAAGATGCGCCAGGAGCGAGGGATTTTTTCGATATCGGGCGACATCCTCCGGGTGCGCTGCCCTCAGGCGCTCCAGAAAAGCGCGAGCGCCTTCCGGCGAGGGCAGCCCGGCGATGAAATTCTCCGACAGACGAGGCATCGCTGTCTCTCAGGGGAACCAAACTATCACACTTTTGGCGGCCCTTTCAAATCGCCGCTGCTCCAGCCATTGTCGGTCTCCGGAACGAGGGTCCGGGCGCTCCCCTGCTACCGATATCGGTCGCTTCCCAAATGACAACAATCGGTGTAGTCTGTTGCTGTCATGACCGAAGATGTTCGGGTGATCACCGTCAATGCCACGGAGGTCGGCGAGCGGCTCGATCAGTATCTCGCGCGAAAAGTCCTCACGCTCAGCCGCACGCGCCTGAAAAACCTCATCGCTGACCAGAGCGTGCTGGTGAACGATCAGCCGGTGAAACCGAGCTATCGCGTTCGTTCGGGAGACATCATTGAAATCGAGCTTCCGCCGCCTCCCGTCCTGGAGTTGATTCCGGAGCCGCTACCTCTGGACATCGTTTACGAAGACGATGACCTGATCGTCATCAACAAGCCAGCGGGCATGGTTGTTCATCCGGGCGCGGGTGTGAACCGGGGGACGCTGGCCAATGCTCTCGCTTACTACTTCCAACAGCTTCCCCGGGCCGGCGGGGGAATCCGTCCGGGAATCGTTCACCGGCTCGATAAAGAGACATCGGGGTTGATGGTCGTCGCGAAAAGCGATCTCGCTCACGAGCGATTAGCCGAACAGTTGCAGCACCGTCAGGTTCAGAAGCTCTATCAGGCTCTGGTCATCGGCCAGGTGGGACCCGTCGGGCATCGGGGGCGGGTGGATCAACCCATTGGCCGTCATCCCAGACACCGCACGATGATGGCCGTGCGACCCCGGGGAAAAGGTCGTGAGGCTCTCACCCTTTATCGGGTGGTGGAGCTGATCGGCGAGTTCTCCCTGCTGGAGATCGAGATCAAGACCGGGCGCACCCATCAGATTCGCGTGCATATGGCCTGGTTGGGATTCCCCGTCGTCGGCGATGCCGTCTATGGACGAGATCGGCTGACCCGAATCAAGTCGCCGGAGGTGCGACGAGCCGTTGACGCTCTTGGCCGCCATTTTCTTCACGCGACCCGACTGCACTTCGCTCATCCCCGCACTGGCGCTCCCCTCGAATTCGCATCTCCTTTGCCGAGAGAGCTGGAAACCTTTCTCGCTTATCTTCGAGAACACGCCTGCTCACGGCCTCAGGTCGTACCGGGCATGAGGACCTGATCCGACCAGAGGAGCACCTCGCTCGATCTGCACTCCTTAATATCGCACGCTCCCCAGCACGAGGAAAACATAGAGGTAGAAAAAGACGACGATGAAAATCCAGGTAACAAGATCAAGAGCGATCCCCGCCTTCAACATATCGCGCAGACTCACCCGGTGAGTGGCGTACACCAGGGCATTCGGCGGAGTGGCCACCGGGAGCATGAAGGCCATTGAAGCCGCAAAGGTAGCGGGAATCGCCAGCGATGCGGCATCAACGCCCAGGCCCGACGAGATGGAGATCAAAATCGGCACCATCATTGTGGTGACGGCTGTATTGGAGGTCACTTCGGTCAACAACTCCATGAAGATCACGACGATGATGACGAGCACCAGAGGTGAAGGCCATCCGAAGAGATTGATGAATCCGGACGCGAGAACCTGCGCCAGCCCGGTCTTAAACATCGCATCCGAAAGCGCAAGTCCTCCGCCAAAAAGAAGGAGCGTTCCCCAATCAACGTATCGGGCGTCGCTCCAATCGAGGACGAACTGTCGCTTCGACCAGTCCACCGGACTGAGAAAGAGAATCAAAGCCGCGAACAACGCAATGATGTATTCGTCG encodes:
- the glnE gene encoding bifunctional [glutamate--ammonia ligase]-adenylyl-L-tyrosine phosphorylase/[glutamate--ammonia-ligase] adenylyltransferase yields the protein MPRLSENFIAGLPSPEGARAFLERLRAAHPEDVARYRKNPSLLAHLLVLATHSPFLGETILTRRDYIAWLEREKDIERIKSKEELFEELARFAAVHSEMNEQSVLAGFKRREWLRIYLRDCLRLATLTETTLELSNLADVILQHALWYSVRDLLNRYGRPQVRDSRGRINEADFAIVALGKLGSQELNYASDIDLLYLYSHNGVTSGGEITNKEFFTKLAERITRTVSGVGDDGAVYRIDLRLRPRGREGDLVVSLDEAVAYYHRQAHLWERQALIRARAAAGSHALVARFLEAVRHAIYRAEPLDQILDAIRWSKEKIDHEVEASGKGIDVKLGRGGIREIEFIVQALQLFYGAADPWVRHPQILIGLQRLADKGILSDTDRVLLSEAYTFLRTVEHRLQMEHGVRTHTVPSEAEKVRLLARRMGYNGGDEATRFLDDLQRHRQNVAAIFDAVFQEKVLSARDARAGIPTSFQPHDLPPGPTEEEKPEEALIRRALDALAVVFPRHHKQHDRWRTAIATGLERALNPQRAVNTLSAYAESLAATVLPDTRRRLAEEIPTLLPALLQVFGVSHFFSQILIANPMLIEHLPTQSESTPGDRDYYLGRFRDDLTGGPTDLAACMRVLRRRWYREILAIGYRDITGQATLRQVNREQSALASAALEIAFEIAREDLWRRYGRSGHAPVFTVLGLGRLGHHGVDYGSDLDVIVVYDDSCASPFPDLQPQEAYARLVALVIHILSTITQDGYLYRVDLRLRPGGTSSPLAHPLSSFRQYLEARAATWERLAYVKAFPVAGDAAFGRQVHEEMQDLILRPRPTDATSLVADVREMRDRLQREKGGPQPIRNFKFGPGGMMDVYFATRYLQLRHQIREPDERGTLPLLDHLRARGVLSEAHHGALYAGYLFLRRLDHALRLLFDRPTETLPANRSALTDLATFLGYASPLELEQTHDRHRREIRASYDALVR
- a CDS encoding RluA family pseudouridine synthase encodes the protein MTEDVRVITVNATEVGERLDQYLARKVLTLSRTRLKNLIADQSVLVNDQPVKPSYRVRSGDIIEIELPPPPVLELIPEPLPLDIVYEDDDLIVINKPAGMVVHPGAGVNRGTLANALAYYFQQLPRAGGGIRPGIVHRLDKETSGLMVVAKSDLAHERLAEQLQHRQVQKLYQALVIGQVGPVGHRGRVDQPIGRHPRHRTMMAVRPRGKGREALTLYRVVELIGEFSLLEIEIKTGRTHQIRVHMAWLGFPVVGDAVYGRDRLTRIKSPEVRRAVDALGRHFLHATRLHFAHPRTGAPLEFASPLPRELETFLAYLREHACSRPQVVPGMRT